The genomic window ATCTTTTCCACTTGCTTAAACTGGCCCTGGGTCACCCGGTTTCCTTTGACCAGGGCAGATATTCCCGCTCCGACCAGGCAGGGATTGTTTGGCATTACCCTGACCACCGGCGAACCGGGAAAGTTTTTTTGCAGACTTGATAGCGGAATACCGGCCACGATCGAAACAACCAGTTTCTTTCCCAGGCATTTCAAGTCAGCTATGACCTCTGCTATTTGCTGAGGCTTGACCGCCAGCACGACCACTTCCGCTTCGTCATAAGCTTCTTTATTGCCGGCGGCAATTTTAACAGAGTATTTTTTGCCCAAAAACTTCAGGCGGGCCCGATCAATGTCGGAAATCATGACCTGGCGCGGCGGCAATCTGCTGATCAGCGCTTCCGCCATTTTCCCGGAACCGATAAAGGCTATCTTCATCTTGAAAAGAAAGAGTCT from Candidatus Margulisiibacteriota bacterium includes these protein-coding regions:
- the proC gene encoding pyrroline-5-carboxylate reductase; the protein is MKIAFIGSGKMAEALISRLPPRQVMISDIDRARLKFLGKKYSVKIAAGNKEAYDEAEVVVLAVKPQQIAEVIADLKCLGKKLVVSIVAGIPLSSLQKNFPGSPVVRVMPNNPCLVGAGISALVKGNRVTQGQFKQVEKIFKLVGETVVVPEKWFDAITGLSGSGPAYVYAMIEALIEGGKRNGLPGELAKKLTLQTVYGAAMTALISRVEPGKLREMVTSPGGTTMEGLAVLKDRKVSEAFAAAVLAAARKSKLLGKQWAN